The sequence gtccgcgtggaggGGGAGAGCGAGGGACCCTacacgccgtcccgtcctcccgcgcggccaaccttttcgtaagagagccctggaccttccttttataggcgtaatgagagggtccaggtgtacaataggaggtgtagcagtgcgccatcgtgtctagcagagaggagctagtgccctaagtacatgccgtcgtggcagccagagaggttttggcaccctgttcatgtgatgtcgtggccgtcggaggagcgttggagccttgcggaaggacagctatcggggttgtcgagtccttgctgacgtctccttgcttccgtaaggggctaagagtcgccgtcgtcatggagcacgcggggcgccatcattatctgtttaccggggcgagccagatgggacgccggtcctgttacccgtagcctgagctagctagggataaggtaatgatggcccctcctgtgacgtggtcggtccgagccctgggtcaagcgaggcggaggctcctccgaggtcggggtcgagtcggtcttccgaggtcgaggtcgtgtccgagccccgggtcgggcgaggcggagactgtcgtccgaggtcaaggccgagtccgagccctggggtcgggcgaggtggagttcatcgtcttctggggccgagcccgagtccgagccctggggtcgggcgaggtggagttcgtcgtcttccagggccgagtccgagtccgagccctagggtcgggcgaggcggagttcgtcgtcttctggggccgagcccgagtccgagccctggggtcgggcgaggcggagttcgtcgtcttccggggccgagcccgagtccgagccctggggtcgggcgaagcggagttcgtcgtctttcggggccgagcctgagtccgagccctggggtcgggcgaggcggagtttcctatggcgcccgaggccggacttggctgctgtcagcctcactctgtcgagtggcacagcagtcggagcgacgcaggcggcgctgtcttcttgtcaggccggtcagtggagcggcgaagtgactgcggtcactttcggctctgtcgactgaagggcgcgtgacaggataaggtgtcaggccatccttgcattaaatgctcctgcgattcggtcggtcggtgtggtgatctggccaaggttgcttcttggcgaagactgggtctcgggcgagccgaaggtgtgtccgtcgcttgagggggtcctcgggcgagatgtgaatcttccggggtcggctgcccttgcccgaggctgggcttgggtgaggcgaggtcgtgtcccttgagtggaccgagccttggcttaatcgcacccatcaggcctttgcagctttgtgctggtgggggttaccagctgagattaggagtcttgggggtacccctaattatggtccccgacagtagcccccgagcctcgaagagagtgttgatactcgcttggaggcttttgtcgcacttttttgcaaggggaccggccttcctcggttgctttttattccggtgggtgcgcgcgagcgcacccgccgggtgtagcccccaaggcctcgaaggactagtttgactccttcgaggtcttagtacgTTTCGTaacgcttcggccggtctggctgctccctcatgcgaactggccgtagcccgggtgaacattcgagtcccaagttctcgggctggtatgttgacgctgtcaacggtttggccggagccgggtttgcgagagcagcccccgtgcctccgcacagagcgagaggacggtcagggacagactcggctttttacatacgcccctgcgtcgcctttccgcaaggaggaggggggaaagcgccatgttgccctcgaagggcgccgaacatggtgtctccagtgagttgctaatgggtaatccgagtggacgcccgtgccccatttgttagggtcagctagtggcccggaggcgcgctccaaaagtacatgcgggtgacttgccggacccggtccccttttgacggggttcgagggctcgatgcctccctttggtgggattccgttacaaaatcattcccgttggtctcggaaatgtcctagggtacctcgggagcgcagcccgagcctcggttatgtatcgaacgtacccagggtcatccgttgctctgcgtctgaggcggctgtcgaacccttcgggggccagccttcgaacccctgatcagtagtgggcgcggagcccgagtggcctgaggcggccgttgaaccctttcgaggggccggccttcgaacctctgaccagtagtgggcgcggagcccgagtggcctgaggcggccgttgaacccttccgaggggccgaccttcgaacctctgaccagtagtgggcgcggagcccgagtgctctgaggcggctgttgtacccttccgaggggccagcctttgaacctctgatcagtaggggggcttggggcctgcttccttcgcggagaaggatccctttcggagtatccccttttccgacccctgaggcaagagagagaaagaggaagtgaaaaggatacgaaatcgaatgatgtggcgcaccttttttgacgcggtcattatggcggaggtgaagcgtcgcctgcttcgcctgccaaaggtgccacctgtcctgccgcagagttaatgcgacgggacgagtggttcacggggcggccgttgcgcgtgcgcgagccgttcgaggaacagaacacggacGTGTCGTCTTCCGCCGTGGGAGAAGGTCCTTTCGCTAtcccaggagggggcgtgagcttgctgacgactcgaCTGCCGCCTCCGCCCGCCTACCACCGCcatcactgccggcccatttctggccgtatcgaccgtcacgccctctcccgcggctgaccgacccatgaccgatgtgctcggttggcactgtcgggtcatgcgcagggtcgcctcgagtcgcggtactagtttcgcagtcgagaaggcgcggtactggcgcgagtggcggtgcagtttcttgcatgtagtaaccggtgcgccggttacatgacatgtgggtctgggcctccatgctggatgcatcGAAGTCGATAGGGTGCGCCCCCctgggtgcggttgcacgccgcctgcatggcggcccgccctttcacccgctggcctgggcgaaagtggaggagtgctcgtgaccgctgggcagttgtgcgcACCGTGGGCGGCAGTTTGGCCCTGTCTGCCCTACGCCAGCTAGCATGACGCGcggggcccagcccccgtgtcgtagggggaggaccttggagcgtgttggagaagactcagcccgcgatggctaaggacgcaagtggggagagttgcctttaaaaggagggcgacccccttgaaaggcaaccatgtcttcgcgctctccTCATGCAttgtgtctttccacctttcgagccccagatggggggcgcccgcggttcttccgccttgtcgtcgttggggggcgccatcattatctgtttaccggggcgagccagatgggacgccggtcctgttacccgtagcctaagctagctagggatagggtaatgatggcccctcctgtgacgtggtcggtccgagccctgggtcgggcgaggcggaggctcctccgaggtcggggtcgagtcggtcttccgaggtcgaggtcgtgtccgagccccgggtcgggcgaggcggagactgtcgtccgaggtcaaggccgagtccgagccctggggtcgggcgaggcggagttcgtcgtcttccggggccgagctcgagtccgagccctggggtcgggcgaggcggagttcgtcgtcttccggggccgagcccgagtccgagccctggggtcgggcgaagcggagttcgtcgtcttccggggccaagcctgagttcgagccctggggtcgggcgaggcggagtttcctatggggcccaaggccggacttggctgctgtcagcctcactctgtcgagtggcacagcagtcggagcgacacaggcggcgctgtcttcttgtcaggccggtcagtggagcggcgaagtgactgcggtcactttcggctctgtcgactgaagggcgcatgacaggataaggtgtcaggccatccttgcattaaatgctcctgcgattcggtcggtcggtgtggcgatctggccaaggttgcttcttggcgaagactgggtctcgggcgagccgaaggtgtgtccgtcgcttgagggggtcctcgggcgagacgtgaatcttccagggttggctgcccttgcccgaggctgggctcgggtgaggcgaggtcgtgtcccttgagtggaccgagccttggcttaatcgcacccatcaggcctttgcagctttgtgctgatgggggttaccagctgagattaggagtcttgggggtacccctaattattgtCCCCGACACaactcgtgctaaattgcctaagaagaaaactcctagtgcatcaaatgaacctagcatttcatttaaaacttttgatccatcatatgttttgactaacaaatccggcaaagtagttgccaagtatgttggggacaaacacaagagatcaaagacttgtgtttgggtaccaaaagttcttgtatctaatgtcaaaggacccaaaactgtttgggtacctaaaatcaagaactaaatttgttttgtaggtttatgcatccgggggctcaagttggatcatcgacagcgggtgcacaaaccacatgacatgggagaagaagatgttctcctcctatgagaaataccaagatccccaacgagctataacatttggggatggaaatcaaggtttggtcaaaggattgggtaaaattgctatatcacctgaccattctatttccaatgtttttcttgtagattctttagattacaacttgctctctgtatctcaattatgtaaaatgggttacaactgtcttttcacggatataggtgttactgtctttagaagaagtgatgattcagtagcttttaagggagtgttagagggtcagctatacttagttgatttcaatagagctgaactcgacacttgcttaattgctaagactaacatgggttggctctggcatcgtcgactagcccatgttgggatgaagaatcttcacaagcttctaaagggagagcacgttttgggactaacaaatgtgcattttgagaaagacaggatttgtagcgcatgccaagtagggaagcaagttggtgttcatcatccacataagaacatcttgacgactgacaggccactcgagctcctccacatggacctattcggcccgatcgcttacataagcatcggcgggagtaagtactgtcttgttattgtggatgactattctcgcttcacttgggtattctttttacaggaaaaatctcaaacccaagaaaccttaaagggattcttgagacgagctcaaattgagttcggcttaaggaccaagaaaattagaagcgataatgggacggagttcaagaattcacaaatagaaggcttccttaaggaggagggcatcaaacatgagttctcttctccctacatgccacaacaaaatggtgtagtggagaggaagaatagaactctattggacatggcaagaaccatgcttgatgagtacaaaagttcggatcggttttgggccgaggcggtcaacaccgtgtgctacgccatcaaccggttgtatctacaccgaatcctcaagaagacatcttacgaactcctcaccggtaaaaagcccaatgtttcatattttatagtctttggtagcaaatgttttatacttgttaaaagaggtagaaagtccaaatttgctcctaaggctgtagaaggctttttactaggatatgattcaaacacaaaggcatatagagtcttcaacaagtccactggactagttgaagtttcttatgacattgtgtttgatgagactaacggctctcaagtagagcaagttgatcttgatgaattagatgatgaagaggctccgtgcgtcgcgctaaggaacatgtccattggggatgtgtgtcctaaggaatccgaagagcccattcaagcacaagatcagccatcctcctccatgcaagcatctccaccaacccaagatgaggatgaggctcaagatgatgaagaagaagatcaagaagatgagccacctcaagacgacggcaatgatcaagggggagatgcaaatgatcaagacaaggaggatgagcaagttgcaagaccgccacacccaagagtccaccaagcgatccaacgagatcaccccatgaacaccatcctcggcgacattcataagggggtaactactagatctcgtgtcgcacatttttgtgagcattactcttttgtttcctctattgagccacacagggtagaggaagcacttcaagattcggattgggtgatggcgatgtaagaggagctcaacaacttcatgaggaatgaggtatggcatttagttccacgtcctaaccaaaatgttgtaggaaccaaataagtcttctgcaacaagcaagatgagcatggtgtggtgacaaggaacaaagcccgacttgtggccaagggatattcacaagtcgaaggtttggatttcggtgaaacctatgcacccgtagctaggcttgagtcaattcgcattttacttgcctatgctacttaccatggcttcaagctttatcaaatgaacgtgaaaagtgccttcctcaacggacctatcaaggaagaggtctatgttgagcaacctcccgactttgaagacagtgagtatcctaaccatgtttatagactctctaaggcgctttatgggctcaagcaagccccaagagcatggtatgaatgcctaagagattttcttattgctaatggattcaaagtcggaaaagtcgatcctacactctttactaaaacacttgcaaatgatttgtttgtatgccaaatttatgttgatgatatcatatttgggtctactaacgaatctacatgtgaagagtttagtaggattatgacacaaaaattcgagatgtctatgatgggggagttgaagtattttctaggattccaagtcaagcaactccaagagggcaccttcattagccaaacgaagtacattcaagacattctaaccaagtttgggatgaaggacgccaagcccatcaagacacccatgggaaccaatgggcatctcaacctcgacacgggaggtaaatccgtagatcaaaaggtatattggttgatgataggttctttactctatttatgtgcttcgcgaccggatattatgctttccgtatgcatgtgtgcaagattccaagccgatcctaaagaagctcaccttagggtcgtaaaacgaatcttgagatatttagtttatactcctaagtttggcctttggtaccccaggggatctacatttgatttaattggttattccgatgctgattgggcagggtgcaaaattaatagaaagagcacatcagggacttgccagttcttaggaagatctctggtgtcttgggcttcaaagaagcaaaattctgtggctctttcaaccgccgaagccgagtatattgccgcaggacattgttgcgcgcaattgctttggatgaggcaaacccttagggactatggttacaaattaaccaaagttcctcttctatgtgataatgagagtgcaatccgcatggcggataatcccattgagcatagccgcactaaacacatagccattcggtatcattttctaagggatcaccaacaaaagggggatatcaagattgcatatgttagcaccaaagaacaattagtcgatatctttaccaagccattggatgaacaaacttttaccaaacttaggcatgagctaaatattcttgattctaggaatttttattgatgttttgcacacatagcttatatgTATacatttgatcatctctttcatgtactatgactaatgtgttctttcaagtccatttcatgcttagtcatagattgaaagggaaaaggagtcttcggcgaagacaaggcttccactccgctccatcgaatcattcatccttcgccgtcgctccgcactaaacctccaactttggtatagtcTTCACTTCTTTACTTCCATCCAAAGGGAGAGAGAGTAGtttgaaagggcttatatttcactcaaaaatccgtttttggcgattcatgccaaaggggagagagtattagcccaaagcaaaaggaccgcaccaccaccaatttcaaaaatgtagtctattaattggtattaaaagaagtttttcaattggtatcttattttgatataatttcaaattggtataccctcttcaaaattaatatctaaaacactcttgaaacactaagaggaggatttcattaagggggagttttgtttagtcaaaggaaaagcatttgaaacagggggagaaaattttaaaacttgaaaatgcttctcaaaatcttattcatttacctttgactatttgcaaaagaactttgaaaagaattttcaaaacatttttgcaaaacaaaacatgtggtgcaagcgtggtccaaaatgttaataagaagaaaagccatccatgcgcatctagtaagtaatatttattggtttcattccaagcaacctttgcacttacattatgcaagctagttcaattctgcacttccatatttgctttggtttgtgttggcatcaatcaccaaaaagggggagattgaaagggaaataggcttacaccttttcctaattgattttggtggttgaattgcccaacacaaataattggactaactagtttgctctagattataagttttacaggtgccaaaggttcactatagaccaataaaatgaccaagaaagggttcaaacaaagagagccaaagacaaccgaagtgtgccctggtctggcgcaccggactgtccggtgtgccaccggacagtgtcgggtgtaccagggaactcagctccaaactcgtcaccttcgggaaaatcagagggcgctccgctataattcaccggactgtccggtgaggcaccggacagtgtccggtggcgcaccggactgtccggtgtgccagcggagcaacggctacttcagcgccaacggtcgactacaaccgcattcaatgcgctacagtgcgcgtcaGAGTCAGTgcagcgtcagaaggcgcaccggacagtctacagtacttgtccggtgcaccaccggacagccagaagaccccacctgtcagagctccaacggtcgaaccctaacggccgggtgacgtggctggcgcaccggacagtgtccggtggcgcaccggactgtccggtgcgcccgtcgacagcagcctccaccaaacgactagtttggtggttggggctataaataccccaaccaccccaccattcattgcatccaagttttccaccttccaacaccttacaagagctatagcattcaattctagacacaaccaaagagatcaaatcctctcccaagtccgaaatcactccaaatcaaatagtgactagagagagcgacatttgtgttcatttgagctcttgcgcttggattgcttcttttcttcctcattctttcttgtgattcactcaattgtaaccgaggcaagagacaccaattgtgtggtggtccttgcagggacttAGTGTCCtatgtgattgagaagagaagctcactcggtctaagtgaccgtttgagagagggaaagggttgaaagacccggtctttgtgaccacctcaacggggagtaggtttgtaagaaccgaacctcggtaaaacaaatccttgtgtctcattccttatttgcttgcgatttgtttttcaccctctctctcggactcgattatagttctaacgctaacccggcttgtagttgtgcttaagtttataaatttcagattcgccctattcaccccactctaggcgactttcaagcgaCCCGAGCTTGGCTCGTACTTCACGGAGCCACAGTGAGCCGAGCTCGACTCGTATCCACCCCTAAACCGGATCATACATATTGTAACACCTAAAATCCTATGCTAGGATTTAGGAAAACTTTTCAAATGATATGAACCAAAATGTCTTTTAATAGGGATTTTCTTACCTTTAAAATTATTTTTTCTAACATAAATAAATGGTAATATTTGAATACTCAATTTTAGATTTGAATTTTTCTTAAAAATCATTTGAAACTTGGAAAATAAATAATGGAATGAACCTTAATTAATTGTTTGCCCTTTTATGATATGTGTATTATAGAAGAGTTTATTTAAATAAGAAaaaagtaaataaataaaatatgtaCATGCATCATGCCGGGTTGTTTAATTTGTGTATTTGGTTTGAATCTAAATATCAAAACCTggctgaatttgaaacttgaaatAGGGAattaaaaatagaaaagaaagaaATAGGAATGAACAAACGAAAAAAAGCTTTCCTCTGTTTGGACCGCTTTTCTCTCCCCTCGAACCACTCTTCTCCTCTCCCGCGCGGCCCATCATCAAGGCCACTTAAGGCATTTGCAGTTTTGCACTCTGCACCACCTGCGCTCCCTTCGCTGGCTATCGTGCTCGGATGGTAGGGTGGGAGAAGAGCTATGGATCATTGCCcctgtttggttcggcttttcGCAGCTTATGGTCACTAAAAGCTGTTGCGGACTGTTAAACACTTAGCTTTTCAGCCagtttctataaaattcgtttgcgTAAAAAcctttcaaaatcaacataaacatataatcggttgagtcgtcgcaatagtagtaatccgtcactttatagatcctgagccTCATGgataactttatcttcctccgcacataatcataatgatactcagattctctacacagtcagattctccccacagctagattctcgaaaaagctggtcagaaaaaagctgaaccaaacaggcccatacGGTGGATGTGCGGCTTTGATTAGAAGTGGCATACCCCTTCAGCGATTAATATCCCGGCTGTAGGTTTTAGTTTGGATGGAGGATATCCTATCGCACCATAATTAAATATGGGCCACGTATCTCTAATCCAACGGCTCAGACCGCATACCGGTGCGGGATGGTGGGGATCTACTTTGGTCCTTTGATTCTAGACTAGATTGGACGACTCAAATAGATTGATTCCCCTTCACAGTGGAGTTCATAAAGAGTCCCTTTAATTTTGCTAAATCAACCCGCAATCAACACATGTAAAGAATGAAGCAGATAGGTCCTTATTTTCACAAATTAGACCCTGGATTTCTGAAAATTTTAACCTGACGTTCTTTTCCCTGTTGAAATAATAAAATGAATTAAGAAATACATAAAAGCCTTTTTATAACTATTTTCGAGTGTAAAAATATTATAAAAACTCCTAAAATCTTAGAAAAAAAATTATATTTCGTATGTTTTAGCTCCCATTTTACTGACAGTGATGGAGGCGAAGGGAACGGTAGGTGTGGTGGAGAGGGCAGCGACACAGGAAGTGATGGAGAGGTGCCGGAAGGTAGGTTTCCGGCTAGCGCAGAAGCGGAGGAGGCCGACGGTCGTGGCCGCGCTGGCGTGTTTAGATGGGCTCTAGAAGCCGGCGGAGGAATGGTGGAAGGAGGAACGAGGAGGGCCCCATTCAGGTCGGGTCTCACCAGGCAGAGCAGGCGGCCAGAGACCACGGGGTAGGGAAGAGGAGGCCACCGAACGCGGCCGGACCGACGAGCTGCGGGAGAAGGCCGCCGAACGCGGAGAGCGCGCCGAACCCTGGCGGGTTTTAATAAGAAAGTAATACGCGTTCTTGCGATGGAGCACATGTAGTAAGCTAGGTCCAGGCTTCATGATATGGCTACAAGTTGTGGAAGGAGCATGCAAAACAGGGCGCAGGCTGTTAGGACATTGGAATCTAAACGGGAGATGGCTTTGATTTGATGCCGGGGACTGCACTGCGTCGTTGAGCCAGCCGTCTAGGATCCGGACACTTCATCTCCCATGGATTGGACTTGCTAGGGGCTTCACCGCGCGCAGCATTTCCTTGGCGCCCCCATTCTCCGGCTGGACCGCCGCGGAGGACGCCCCCTTCTGGCCCGATATCGCCGACGCCAGCGCGACGGGCATGAGGCACAGGCCCTTGCTCTGCAGGTACTGCATCGCCGTCGTCATGTCGCTCTCCATCAGCTGGGCCACCTCCTGCTCGAACGCCGCGCCGTCCcggacctcggacgacggcggcGGCAGGCTGCCTCCGCGTGCCTGCTGCTGCCTGCCTGAGCCTGACCTAGGGGACAGCAGAAGACCACCACCGGAGTTCTGCATGGACAGCAGCCCAGTCATAAGAAGCACAGTGCAGTGTATCTCTGGGGGCTGGGGCCGGGCTCGCGTGACGTGATTTACCTCGGTCTGAGACTGTGTAAGGAGCGGGACGACGGCTTCCGTCGCGCCCAGCCTGCTCATGCTGAGAACCTTCAATCACAGGCAGACAACATAGATCAGCAGAAACTTTACAGGATAGTAAGCCAGACCGCATGGAGCAGAGCAGAGGAATGGTGGGCCGTGGTGAGCGAACCTTCACTTGCAGCTGGAGAAATTTGACGTATTCGATGATCTCGTCAAGCATGGATGCCTTGTCAGTCTGCAGCACAGCAGAAATGCAGGGTTTCACAAACTGATGCCCCGTAGTCGATCGCTATTTGACAAGAAAGAGCACAGCATGTGCAATCGAGTACAGTACCCTGTTGGAGTTCGGAACGAGCTCCTGTAGATTCTTCATCCTGTCAGAGATCTTCTCCCTTCGGAGCTGCCAGACACATGACCAACAGAGCACACTGTTACTACGTTCAGAACTCAGTCCCAGAATCGATGCAGAGTTTTGAGTTTCAGACAAAGAAACAAAGGGCTCACGCACCCTCTCCGCAATGCTGTGTGGATCAGTTGCCTGGCCCCGGCGAGCCCTGACGCGCGGCTTAGGAGCTCCATTCCCAGCAGCCCCATTGGCCGGAACCATGAACGGCGGCGCATTCAACCCAGTTCCGCCGCCGCTGGCCTCGTTAGACGACTGCACATCAAGCGGAGGAGCACAATCGATTCAAACCCTGCCACCAAGGGGGGTCTAGTCTAAACAGCAACCACAGAACGTCAGAAACCTGTTCAGGATTACGCGTTGCATCAAACGACGAGAGCTGCTGCCCAGAGTTCAGGTGACGCAGACCGCTGAGTTCCTGCAGGGGTCGCGATCAGGTTAGGCGAACAAGCGCGTCACTCACGGTACACTCTCAGCCTGTGCCGACACCGTCAGCTTACTGTACACCTTTTATTCAGATGGTAGTGCTGCTGTCCAAGTCCAATAACCACCGTGCTTCTGTTCCGTCATTACATATGGCAGACGGGCGAGCAAAAAAGACAAGCAGAAGAGAGCAGGCGTCTGATTCTGACCTTTTGGCTGAGCTGCAGATCGCCAAAGTCAAGGCCAGGAGCGAACGACAGCATCTTTCCAGTGTTGAACTCAACGTCATCCTGCAAGCATATCGTATGAGCA is a genomic window of Zea mays cultivar B73 chromosome 5, Zm-B73-REFERENCE-NAM-5.0, whole genome shotgun sequence containing:
- the LOC103627314 gene encoding uncharacterized protein isoform X2 translates to MDGFVDPFVPEQAWPQDAMFIGSSWPCAGAGATSLADPAGTYAYLGAQAAPGQGAGFHLQDGSSTALVPPLELHQQFLSAHLPGDDVTVTQEEGLGFEVNSALVAGMLGPVLSAPCAVSLADSAPVVCSSSNDSSGGSEQSGLPPPPRFLVLGEQPASWPSAFPRISSLAGEETSRSFGFGAVSDNDLVRGSSCVADVNKYPQIGNARLHVEDDVEFNTGKMLSFAPGLDFGDLQLSQKELSGLRHLNSGQQLSSFDATRNPEQSSNEASGGGTGLNAPPFMVPANGAAGNGAPKPRVRARRGQATDPHSIAERLRREKISDRMKNLQELVPNSNRTDKASMLDEIIEYVKFLQLQVKVLSMSRLGATEAVVPLLTQSQTENSGGGLLLSPRSGSGRQQQARGGSLPPPSSEVRDGAAFEQEVAQLMESDMTTAMQYLQSKGLCLMPVALASAISGQKGASSAAVQPENGGAKEMLRAVKPLASPIHGR
- the LOC103627314 gene encoding uncharacterized protein isoform X1 translates to MFCSCARCSWEHCFLDSVSPCTDSAPPQASKMDGFVDPFVPEQAWPQDAMFIGSSWPCAGAGATSLADPAGTYAYLGAQAAPGQGAGFHLQDGSSTALVPPLELHQQFLSAHLPGDDVTVTQEEGLGFEVNSALVAGMLGPVLSAPCAVSLADSAPVVCSSSNDSSGGSEQSGLPPPPRFLVLGEQPASWPSAFPRISSLAGEETSRSFGFGAVSDNDLVRGSSCVADVNKYPQIGNARLHVEDDVEFNTGKMLSFAPGLDFGDLQLSQKELSGLRHLNSGQQLSSFDATRNPEQSSNEASGGGTGLNAPPFMVPANGAAGNGAPKPRVRARRGQATDPHSIAERLRREKISDRMKNLQELVPNSNRTDKASMLDEIIEYVKFLQLQVKVLSMSRLGATEAVVPLLTQSQTENSGGGLLLSPRSGSGRQQQARGGSLPPPSSEVRDGAAFEQEVAQLMESDMTTAMQYLQSKGLCLMPVALASAISGQKGASSAAVQPENGGAKEMLRAVKPLASPIHGR